A stretch of Pomacea canaliculata isolate SZHN2017 linkage group LG6, ASM307304v1, whole genome shotgun sequence DNA encodes these proteins:
- the LOC112565715 gene encoding uncharacterized protein LOC112565715 produces MSKISKFYIFWEIKSTLEKIVHHKQCSFFRLRIKTVVVVGMFKVNVWDFKAALTGVLLQGYVNKGGALSIQGTEGSSKWDFARRFHGIFHSHLTTVTVLPATPVFGDTVPHSPGLGCVFPGMRFEDLRLSSFFNSDTIPVGQPVPSLASSGYYHDVIFQNTRCFCCGQSFGQGHSQDCGGRRAQCNIPLNQCSLHRQQHIEQNIDLHMIVNSPGFILRDENVRRGAVRDRQSRSRFRLPPVVCPMCENNPQNEVVFSCQHRERTCETCHPLQDICPFCGQGTSNNLMMRQYTRRTSIRESRTCLLCRSSPAVVLLQPCLHLVLCTPCSRRSQTCPRCDANIEETVETLP; encoded by the exons ATGTCCAAGATTTCAAAGTTTTATATCTTCTGGGAAATAAAGTCAACTTTAGAGAAAATCGTTCATCATAAGCAATGTAGCTTTTTCCGTCTCAGAATCAAGACAGTTGTCGTCGTGGGGATGTTCAAAGTAAATGTTTGGGATTTTAAAGCTGCACTAACAGGGGTTCTCCTACAGGGCTATGTGAATAAAGGAGGAGCTCTGAGCATTCAAGGTACAGAGGGCAGCAGCAAGTGGGATTTTGCACGACGATTCCATGGAATATTTCACTCTCATCTGACGACAGTCACCGTACTGCCGGCAACTCCAGTCTTCGGCGACACGGTGCCACACAGCCCGGGCTTAGGGTGCGTGTTTCCCGGCATGCGCTTCGAGGATCTGCGATTGTCTTCGTTCTTCAACTCAGACACCATCCCTGTTGGTCAGCCTGTCCCAAGCCTGGCGTCATCCGGGTATTACCATGACGTCATTTTCCAGAACACGCGCTGCTTCTGCTGTGGACAAAGCTTCGGACAAGGTCACTCTCAGGACTGTGGAGGAAGACGAGCACAGTGCAACATTCCTTTGAACCAGTGTTCACTACACCGTCAGCAGCACATTGAACAGAACATCGATTTACACATGATCGTCAACTCTCCCGGGTTCATTCTGAGAGATGAAAATGTGAGAAGAGGGGCCGTACGAGACAGACAATCCAGGTCGAGGTTTCGTCTCCCACCG GTAGTGTGCCCCATGTGCGAAAATAACCCACAGAACGAAGTGGTGTTTTCCTGCCAGCACAGAGAACGGACGTGCGAAACATGTCATCCCTTGCAAGATATATGTCCGTTTTGTGGCCAGGGAACATCTAATAACCTAATG ATGCGCCAGTACACCCGCAGAACGAGTATCAGGGAAAGCCGCACCTGCCTCCTCTGTAGAAGCAGCCCGGCCGTTGTCCTGCTGCAGCCGTGTCTCCATCTTGTGTTGTGCACACCATGTTCCCGGAGGAGCCAGACCTGCCCTCGCTGTGATGCTAACATCGAAGAAACTGTGGAAACACTGCCATAA